CCACTTTTTCAGTACTAATTAGGAAGTTCAAAGCTGAATAGGCGTATGCTATTTAGGGTAATGTTGCTTCCGTAAGATGGACTGCCAGAATAGAGAGCTGCATGGTTTTACACTACTTGAGGGTAAGAAAATGCTTTTTTCTCAAAAACTAGCTTCACTTATATTGCTCTTTATGTTTTTGGGCTACATTCTAGCCTTTTCCTGCTaatgacaaaagaaaaaatacaaggCATGCTCCCAAGCAAGTTAGACCCACAACTGCAGAGCTACTTGGTGAGAAGGGTAAGGACTAGAAGAATAAAACTATCCTAAGACATGTTAGGTCAAGGATTCATTTACTGTTTCCTAATGTGGACTACCTCCCTCTTCATATATTGTGTGCAGACTAACTCCCCTCCAGGCCCACAGTACATCCTATTGACAAGCACAGCAATTGATTACATGGAAAATGAATTGTCTCTCAAGGGTATTTTAGAAGCTGGAATTAGCCAGCACTATGTGACTAGTCAACTCTGAACTACCTGCATATACTCTCCCTATTAGTTGTATTAGGTAAGCAGTGGAAGTGAGGTAGCAATCATTGGTATAAGTTTGCATGTGTATTTTTGTGTTTAACCCTTTTGAAGTGGTTTGATGCTCTGTTCTTTGCTGATAGTGCAGTTCTCAGATATTGAATGAGGACATTTGACTGCCCTATGAAGCAGTGTCCTACCCATGGGACTCTAGGGCAAGTACAGCAGTTACTGTGTCTTTTTAGCTACCTAATGCAAGGTTGGGATTTCTGTTGGAAATGTTTACAACAGTCTAATTTTGCTCCTGGTCTTTCCCCTCTGGCTGTTTCTTTTAGGTGGTTGCCTTCCTCATACATCCTTCCCACCACCTTACTTACCGGCTGCTTAGTGGTGCTTATTCCCTCTCCTTGTGTTGCATATCCATGCTGCAAAGAGCAGCATTCAAGTCAAATAATAGATTGATGGTTGCTGGTGCAGGTCTTAATACTTTTTACAGTATTCCTAaagagtaacagagggtcctgtggcacctttgagactaacagaagtattgggagcataagctttcgtgggtaagaatctcacttcagatgcaagctcccaatacttctgttagtctcaaaggtgccacaggacccgctgttgcttttttacagattcagactaacacggcgacccctcTGATACCTTTAGGAATACTGTGAATTTAGTTCTGaacaggttttttatttttttaaactaagaacCAAAGAATTAAATAATGGTCAGTTTGTTATGTATATAGCAGCAGCTGGTGAAGTCAGTTGGCTTGAGTCTTTCATACAGCATTAGCAATACAGGGGCTGTTGTATTACTGTCAAACAACCTCCTTTGCCAAAAAAACTAACAGGTTTGAAGTTGTCTCTCTTCTCTACAGGAATCCTCTATTGTGTGCAGGCTGGACAGTGTATGTGCTGATAATTGTACAATCTGTTCAGTGGGTAAATCCCAGCCTTATTCATTACATAGAATCCTCCAGATTTTCAATGTAGTCCTGTTCAGTTAATAAAGATCCATCTTggactgtttttaaaaacaaacaaaaaaaaatcaggccaccaAATGGTCTTGTGGCCCCTATGGGAATATCTACTCAGTACATCCAATCCTGTTCAATAGCTGGTGTTTTCTCCCTTCCCAACAGATTTCCAATTGATGGTAGTTTCTGTGAAAAAGCTATTACTAAGAAAAGGCCTTATAGGAGTTTAATCTAACTTCTACCCTTGATGCTGAAAATGCACTGGTATTTAATCCTAGGCCCTGTAGGTCAGTGTTGTCTGTAAAGGCTGTGAATAGAGAGAGATTTGAGTGAGCCCATTAGAGTCAAACCTGTGCATTAAATAAAGCATGAGGCCTGCTGAAAAATTAGTCTAAAAAGATTGACAGGAGTTAAGGGTGGAGAACAGTAAGGCTGGAGAAAGTCAGCCATCTAAATGAAAGGGAGGGTGGAGAGGACTGAATGCAGACAAATTAATGCTGATGGATTAGAAATCAGGGAAAGGCTAACTAAAAGGATGATAGAGGGGCTCATGGGTGACACTGAAAGGTCAGAGCTGGTTGAAGGTAAGTTGAATGACTCTTTTGGGGAGCTGAGGGTTGAAGCCAGTGCTGCAAGTTGAACAAAGAGGTGAGAAAAAGTGTAGTGTGTGTTAAGTCTAGTCAGGATATGTAGTTAAGAAGCTTGTGAACATAAGTTTGATGTTGGTCCTCATGGAATTAGATGCAGAATCTAATCTACTTAGAAGTGGCAACTTGTTCTATCCTCAAGCAGCACATCTACAGTGTGTTTTAGTCCCACAGCAGAGGATCTTAGAGATCAGGTCTACAGACTCAACATCATGGAGCTTGTGATACAGTGCTACCATCacctgtgtagacattcaggctctgaAGTCTGAGGGGGGCATCAGAGCCTGAGCTGTAATGCCTACACTGCTGTTCTTCAAACCCTAGTGTAAACCCCAGGATCCtgtgtctgtgtagacaagcttGATACTCGCGATCATGAATTTTTAAAAGGTGTAAATGCATTCAAGCAGCAACAACCAGGCAAAGGAATAGATTCACTTGCCAGAAACAAGTCTTTGAGGAGTGCAATACAAATGGACCACTTTTCAGGTTAGGAATGCTATACTGTAATTTTAAGTTTCATCACCTTTGACAGCTCATGCCGCACTCTTAACATTAGAACTAGGATAGTAAGTGTATAtttatatgtgtatatgtatgtatgtgtgtgtgtgtatatatatatacacacacacacacacacacatatacacacacatatacacacacatatatagtgtgtgtgttaCTGGATGGATGTTATGACATTAATATTCTTGCACATAGATGCAAATTTTATTACAACTTCCCATTCAGTGTCCCGCCCCCTTGTAGTTACAAAGAATGTTGAACATGGAATATTAAGTGAAGAGAGTagtttttaaaaggaagattTATTTAACAAGTTTCACTTAGCGCAATACACCTAAAAAGGAAATCACCATACAATGAAAGATTAAATCAAGGCCTCAGAATTTTATATGAACACCAAGACCAAAATCCTAAAGTAGCTGTATCACGTCTCAACATGTTTCcccattaacttaaaaaaaagctTAAACGTGCCTTACAGgatattaaaagaaataaactagAACTAACATGCCAAATGTTCACTTTGAATTGCAGACACAGCTCCTATATTTGTTTACAAAAAAGCATGTTTTTCAACATGCATTCAAAACAGTGTTGGATGTAATATGGTATAAGAGCAACATTTAACATAATTGAAACAGCTTTAACCTAAATACGCTTACTGCTTAAATACGCTTCTACAACAAAACTAACTTGAGAAAAAGCTGAAAATTGTTTAACAGTTATAGTCTTTACTCAACTTGGTTATTACATCCTAAGTGAATGTTTATTTCTTCCATGTGTTCAAAAATACTGAACCTGAAGTTTTAAAATAATCCTGATTTCACTTACAGTAAAGCATAAATCACAAGCTTGTATTGCAAAACTGTTAaacttagttttttgttttgttgttttttttaaaaaaaggttgacCAAAAGTCAGTTACATTCCCCAGCCAGCACTCATATTGGACATGTTGGACATCCCGCCCATTCCATTCACTCCCATGGATGCACGGTTCCCACTGCTGTAGTAGCTACTGTTCATTGCGCTCTGATTACCTGGAAAAAACATCAAGCAGCAGGTAAATGAAGTGTTCCAGCTTATTGCCAATACAAGTTGGGGGTGAGATTCAACCCCACCCCTTTTATCCTCAAGTGCCCACTTCTTGAGACTCAAATCCACCCACCACCTTGCACATACTCCgatgctattaaaaaaaacccttccagaTATTTAAATGAAAGTTGGTGTTGTCTTTACAAAAGAAACCTGCAAGAGTTTCCCAGgtctttcaatgaaaaaaaactaAGTTCAGACACTACAGTTCCAGTACATACTACTTTTATTTTGGGAAACAGCAAGACTGGTTTCCTTTTCTCACACTGGTATAACTAGTAACTGCAATGAAGTTATTCCCAATTTATACCTGCGAGAGAGCAGAAGACAAGCCATAAGCTTGTAGTTGTTGTAAAGTGTATCTACATAAGCAGCAAAATACAATTGCCCAGCTTCTTCATATTTCAGATTACATCTTGAAAAGCAAATTTCCCCTAATACTAGCATTGAGACTCatactttgaaaatgtaggccaacAATGAAGCACTATTTTAAGGAGGTGCTGCCCATTAGCCTACCTCTTTTGTCCTTACAGCTGGACAGCACATTGTAAAGATCTCTTTGTAGGAGTGTATCAGACACCCACTTAaggctttaataataataataataataataataatgaaaaactaCACACATCTTACCATAGCCGCTCATGCTGCTTTGAGTGCCATAGCCAGCTCCATaacccccactcagctgctgATTAGCACCATAAGTGGATTGGTTTCCTTTCAAGTTAAGGAAATGAACATTAACACCTTGACTGCCAAAAATCTGTCCAAACAGATCTAAATACTACCTAATTATGAAATTCCTAACAGATATTAGCCCTCATGGTGCCATGGATCTGGTCTATTTAGATACCATTCTGCTTAACTATTTTTTTCTGGCTTCTCACTAGTGGAAGTGGCCAAGAGCAAGATATTTGTGCTCATGTGCTTCGGATTCTAagagtatttaatttttttttcagcctAATTTAAAAATAGGAAAGTTGTATCGTGCCCTTTCCTATTTCACCAGAAGAGTATCAGTTCACTCACTGCAATAAGTCACATCTGAGGATTTAAGATGTTTAAATATTCCACTCCAGTGACAAGAAACTTTAAATGGGGTGCTAGATTTTACATTCCCACCCCCAAATGCCCACCCTTCAGAAGTACAATGGAGAAAATTTACTTTTGACTTTTACTGCACAGTAAAAATCCATAATGggatttttgaaaatttttaggtAAGCCAACTGAGTGACCTCTGATGTCCTCTAcaacagcacatgtgctttcagaAGCATGGGGGAAGTCAATACCAGAACACCTGGAATGTCAATCCTCCAGATAGTCTCAGGCTTGTTCCTATCCTGAATTTGCATGCACCACATGGGAAAGTTTCTATACTTGTACAAGAACTTGGTAAGTTATTGAGTCAGCAACAACTAAAATAAGCTAGTTCATTGAGAATTTAATCAAGCTACCTTCGAAGAGCACAATCTGCTAGAGTACAGTACCTCTGCAAAACTTTACAGTTGAAATTAtgaagtttgctttttttaaaagaaaccagaCAAAGCATTACAGTGTTCAATCTCATTCCACAAATCAAGGTGCTATACAAGCATCATCCACACACATCCCACCACAGAACAGATATAGAAACCAACCACCACTTTAAGCTCTTATCCTAAGAAACCAGTAAAGTAAATTTCAAGAGTATCATCTACTTTTGCATGTCAAAGTTTCGATGGCCATCTAGGGGTAAACAGTTTCTGAATAGCAGTAACAGGTTTTAGTTTAACTTACAATGGacatttcatattttaatttGGTAATTTTAGGTTTGCCATAACGTTTTAGTGTTGATTTTTCCAAGTTTTAGAGTGGAGTTTTGTTGCTCCCTGTTTCCAAAGAGACTTTACTCATGAGATTACGTGTCAGTTAAAGTTTGATACACCCTCTATCAAcatctgggaggggtggggggtggggggaaagaagaaCAGGACAAGGATGACTAGCATCTCCCACATTTGTGCAACATCACACATTCCTAAAAAGCAGTCATATCACCGCAGTCATATCACCACACTCTTCACATTCAGCACAATTTACTTAACCTAATTAAATTGTTTGAATGTATTCCCAAAAAGTTTATATACCTGGCAATGTGCTAGTGTTCCAATCTTGAACTACCCCTTCCGATTCCTTGACTGTGTGATTAAGACAGAATGTTGAATTTCAGTTTTTATGCCAGGCATAGAATAAAGCAGGAGCTGTATAAAATTAGCCAGCTTTGTTAAATATGAAGTATTGGAATAAAAATGCAGTTGGACTATTCACACATACCCATTGCTCCCATCATTTGGCTGCCATATGCACCACCACTTCCTCCTGCTGTAGAATTCAAGAAGAGTTCTACATATCTGTGTTCTGAAAGGAAAAGCATGTTTAACAGAGCATTGAAACGTACTGGACATTAAGCCTATGCATGATACAAACAGTGCCTCATTTCAACTTAAGACAGCCCAGTAGTCTAAGGGAAGTTTGACAGATTAATTCCTACAGAAGCCATATCCAATCTGTCTCACTGTGAGGTCACGCCGATGGAGGATGTGAACTATTCAAATCTGTTACATATTATAGTTATGACTTTAATCCATCTGACAGTCGTGTCTCCGGTAACTACTATTCTACCATGTTAGAAAACAgaagatcagattttttttaatacaagctTTCAGCAGGTATGTTTTAACTTTTGTTCAGACCTTGTTTTGGTCATTgatttaaagggggaaaaaagtcaaaCTTACGCATATTTGCTTTGTCTTTGGACATGGCAGCCACAGCATCCTCATGAGTAGCAAACTCAACATCTGCCTCTCCAGTCACTCTACCATCTGGTCCAATTTCAATGTGGACTCTTACAGGGTTCAGAGGTGAGAAGAACtaggtaaaaaaaatatttacataagacTGTCTTCATCTGGCAAAATATTGTTGCAGATTTAGGAGAAAGTACTTGTTGCACAAAGTATTTGAACTCACATTATAAATGTCGTTCTCTGTAGCTCTGTAAGGTAATCCTCTCATGTGTACGCAGTGACCAGTTGTGCTTTGGAAAGTAGAACTTGCATCTCCATATCTATGGTCAGACATGCCTGCGGAGAGAAGAGTCCATTCTATATCTTTCAGATGTATTGAAAGTTAGTTTTTATATGCATTAAAAGTTGTTTACCACCCCCATTAAAGAAGTCTCACCTCGTCCAAATCTATCAGAACCAAAGCCATAGCCATCACTATATCCATTGTAGTCGTCATAGCCTCCATAACCTGTAAAAGATAGAATACATATTAAAATGCTTTTCCTAAACTACAGGAACTAGTATGTAAAATGCTATGAAATTTTAGAAGCAGAAGTTTAGCTTTAGTTTGATTTTTCCATGAGTTTTTATCCAAGCACCAATAGGTATGAAGCAGTATAAATTatggttttaaaataattgaaagcCTTATGATACATACCTCCACCATAAGCTCCACGTCTCATTCTTTCAAAACCACTTCCTCTACCAAGACTGTTATAGCCCCT
This Chrysemys picta bellii isolate R12L10 chromosome 8, ASM1138683v2, whole genome shotgun sequence DNA region includes the following protein-coding sequences:
- the HNRNPH1 gene encoding heterogeneous nuclear ribonucleoprotein H isoform X15; this encodes MDPLRSEETEGEIPGLATEGESEPSLASSMMLNTEGGEGFVVKVRGLPWSCSAEEVQRFFSECKIQNGASGIRFIYTREGRPSGEAFVELETEDDVKLALKKDRETMGHRYVEVFKSNNVEMDWVLKHTGPNSPDTANDGFVRLRGLPFGCSKEEIVQFFSGLEIVPNGITLPVDFQGRSTGEAFVQFASQEIAEKALKKHKERIGHRYIEIFKSSRAEVRTHYDPPRKLLAMQRPGPYDRPGVGRGYNSLGRGSGFERMRRGAYGGGYGGYDDYNGYSDGYGFGSDRFGREWTLLSAGMSDHRYGDASSTFQSTTGHCVHMRGLPYRATENDIYNFFSPLNPVRVHIEIGPDGRVTGEADVEFATHEDAVAAMSKDKANMQHRYVELFLNSTAGGSGGAYGSQMMGAMVKESEGVVQDWNTSTLPGNQSTYGANQQLSGGYGAGYGTQSSMSGYGNQSAMNSSYYSSGNRASMGVNGMGGMSNMSNMSAGWGM
- the HNRNPH1 gene encoding heterogeneous nuclear ribonucleoprotein H isoform X14, which translates into the protein MDPLRSEETEGEIPGLATEGESEPSLASSMMLNTEGGEGFVVKVRGLPWSCSAEEVQRFFSECKIQNGASGIRFIYTREGRPSGEAFVELETEDDVKLALKKDRETMGHRYVEVFKSNNVEMDWVLKHTGPNSPDTANDGFVRLRGLPFGCSKEEIVQFFSGLEIVPNGITLPVDFQGRSTGEAFVQFASQEIAEKALKKHKERIGHRYIEIFKSSRAEVRTHYDPPRKLLAMQRPGPYDRPGVGRGYNSLGRGSGFERMRRGAYGGGYGGYDDYNGYSDGYGFGSDRFGRDIEWTLLSAGMSDHRYGDASSTFQSTTGHCVHMRGLPYRATENDIYNFFSPLNPVRVHIEIGPDGRVTGEADVEFATHEDAVAAMSKDKANMQHRYVELFLNSTAGGSGGAYGSQMMGAMVKESEGVVQDWNTSTLPGNQSTYGANQQLSGGYGAGYGTQSSMSGYGNQSAMNSSYYSSGNRASMGVNGMGGMSNMSNMSAGWGM
- the HNRNPH1 gene encoding heterogeneous nuclear ribonucleoprotein H isoform X19, which codes for MSTEGESEPSLASSMMLNTEGGEGFVVKVRGLPWSCSAEEVQRFFSECKIQNGASGIRFIYTREGRPSGEAFVELETEDDVKLALKKDRETMGHRYVEVFKSNNVEMDWVLKHTGPNSPDTANDGFVRLRGLPFGCSKEEIVQFFSGLEIVPNGITLPVDFQGRSTGEAFVQFASQEIAEKALKKHKERIGHRYIEIFKSSRAEVRTHYDPPRKLLAMQRPGPYDRPGVGRGYNSLGRGSGFERMRRGAYGGGYGGYDDYNGYSDGYGFGSDRFGRGMSDHRYGDASSTFQSTTGHCVHMRGLPYRATENDIYNFFSPLNPVRVHIEIGPDGRVTGEADVEFATHEDAVAAMSKDKANMQHRYVELFLNSTAGGSGGAYGSQMMGAMVKESEGVVQDWNTSTLPGNQSTYGANQQLSGGYGAGYGTQSSMSGYGNQSAMNSSYYSSGNRASMGVNGMGGMSNMSNMSAGWGM
- the HNRNPH1 gene encoding heterogeneous nuclear ribonucleoprotein H isoform X18: MSTEGESEPSLASSMMLNTEGGEGFVVKVRGLPWSCSAEEVQRFFSECKIQNGASGIRFIYTREGRPSGEAFVELETEDDVKLALKKDRETMGHRYVEVFKSNNVEMDWVLKHTGPNSPDTANDGFVRLRGLPFGCSKEEIVQFFSGLEIVPNGITLPVDFQGRSTGEAFVQFASQEIAEKALKKHKERIGHRYIEIFKSSRAEVRTHYDPPRKLLAMQRPGPYDRPGVGRGYNSLGRGSGFERMRRGAYGGGYGGYDDYNGYSDGYGFGSDRFGREWTLLSAGMSDHRYGDASSTFQSTTGHCVHMRGLPYRATENDIYNFFSPLNPVRVHIEIGPDGRVTGEADVEFATHEDAVAAMSKDKANMQHRYVELFLNSTAGGSGGAYGSQMMGAMVKESEGVVQDWNTSTLPGNQSTYGANQQLSGGYGAGYGTQSSMSGYGNQSAMNSSYYSSGNRASMGVNGMGGMSNMSNMSAGWGM
- the HNRNPH1 gene encoding heterogeneous nuclear ribonucleoprotein H isoform X17, giving the protein MSTEGESEPSLASSMMLNTEGGEGFVVKVRGLPWSCSAEEVQRFFSECKIQNGASGIRFIYTREGRPSGEAFVELETEDDVKLALKKDRETMGHRYVEVFKSNNVEMDWVLKHTGPNSPDTANDGFVRLRGLPFGCSKEEIVQFFSGLEIVPNGITLPVDFQGRSTGEAFVQFASQEIAEKALKKHKERIGHRYIEIFKSSRAEVRTHYDPPRKLLAMQRPGPYDRPGVGRGYNSLGRGSGFERMRRGAYGGGYGGYDDYNGYSDGYGFGSDRFGRDIEWTLLSAGMSDHRYGDASSTFQSTTGHCVHMRGLPYRATENDIYNFFSPLNPVRVHIEIGPDGRVTGEADVEFATHEDAVAAMSKDKANMQHRYVELFLNSTAGGSGGAYGSQMMGAMVKESEGVVQDWNTSTLPGNQSTYGANQQLSGGYGAGYGTQSSMSGYGNQSAMNSSYYSSGNRASMGVNGMGGMSNMSNMSAGWGM